Part of the SAR202 cluster bacterium genome, CGCCATCACCATCCGCTCCATGATGAACCTCTGCCTCTCCTTCGACCACCGCATCCTAGACGGCGCAGAGGTCGGCACCTTCCTCCAGTCCGTCAAACGCAAGCTGGAACGCATGGGCGCAGACACCCCCCTCCACTAATCAGCGATCGCCGTCTATCCCCTCTGTATGCCTGACTCATACTTGTGGATTGGCTTATGAAAAACGCGAACCTTTTGAACCGACGGGTTCGGGCTATCCCCTCAGGTTCTCCCTCTTCTCCTATTACAAAGGAGAAGAGGGAGTTAGACGCCGTCCTGAGCCTGGCCGAAGGAGGGGGTTGTGGTTCCTCTTTTTCTCTTCCCCTTCTTCCAGCAGGAAGAAGGGGCCAGGGGATGAAGGTATCCCGCTTAAGAACAAGGTTAGCTTCTCTTACAAGGTACTGATATGGATCTCTGCCACGTCGCCCACCTCGGCCTAATCGAATACCACCATGCCTGGGACCTCCAAAAACACCTCGTAGACCAGGTCTCCCGCGCCCAGCGGCCCAACACCCTCCTCCTCCTCCAACACCCCCACGTCTACACCCTTGGCCGACGAGGCCAGCGACAGGACATCCTCTTAGATGAAGCGCGCCTCCAAACCCTCGGCGTCCAGGTCGTCGAGTCCGACCGCGGCGGCCAGGTCACCTACCACGGCCCCGGCCAGCTCGTCGCCTACCCCATCGTCAACCTGCGAGACTGGGGCGGCCCCCTTAAATACGTCCGCACCCTTGAGCAGGTCATGATCAGCACCCTCGCCGACTACGGCCTCCAGGCCACCCTCATCCCAGGCCTCACCGGCGTCTGGGTCAAAGACGCCAAAATCGGCGCCATCGGCGTCAAAATCAGCCGGGGCGTCGCCCACCACGGCCTCGCCCTCAACGTCTCCCCCGACCTCTCCTACTTCCAGCACATTATCCCCTGCGGCATTACCGATAAAAGTGTTGCCTCCATGCAGGCCCTTCTAGGCAAACCCGTCTCCCTGGAAGACGTAGCCTACACCCTTCAGTTCCACTTCGGCCGCCTCATGTCCCTCCGCATGCTGGAAATCGACCCAATAAAAGAAGGACTTCAACCACAAAGCGCCAGCCGTTCATGATGGCAGGAATAAGTAGTCAAATAGCGGCAGTACTACAACAAGTGGTTTTTGGTCCCCCTGTCTGGTACCCCCTCTTCTCCTATTGCAAAGGAGAAGAGGGGGATAGGGGGTGATGAGGTGCTCTTATTTTTCTTTCCCTCTTCTCCCGTAGTCGGGAGAAGAGGGACTAAGGGTGATGAGGGCGCCTCGATTAAGAACGAGAATAGCTATTTAAAAATCTCGCTTAGACTCTACCCCTTCCTCACCACATACTCCACCCTAGTCTCCGGGGTCGCCACGGCGACCGATCCGTAAAGCGGTCAACGCCGCTGATACGTGTCCACTAAGTCCTTCGCCTGCGTCTTGTCCACCCCCACCAACTCAAACATCATGCGCACCCGGTCGTATATCGAATGCACCTCGTGTACCTTCTCCGTGTCGCGAGTCGCGTCCAGCGACACCGACACCCCGGACAGCGGGTACTCCTTCTCCCTCGACAGCCGTTGCAGCATCAGCACCGCGCAGGCCGTCAGCCCAGAAAAGAACGCCTCCCCCGCCGTAATCGCCTCGTTGGGCCCGCCCACATAGTCCACGTCATCGACCACGAAATGGTTCGTCCGCGCGCTGGTCACACACCTCCCCTTTATCCCCGTGCTCGCCGAACTCACCGTAAGCGTATGAAAATTAGCCATAATACTCCATCCTTTACATTCGCATGAAGGTATTCTTGAAAGTCCTACAACAACACTTTCTACCTACCTAAAGCCCTTTCTGGTCCTCTCTTCACTTGAACGCCTGATGCCAGTGGAGAATTGTGGCTTAGCTAAGGACTGAGCGCCACCAAGAAAATTCCTTCCCCCTTGATGGGGGAAGGCGCAGGTTGAGGGTGAAGCCCTAGCACTACGCTCCGTCCGCCAGGCTCTGCCACACCTTACACTGGCCTCGCTCCTTCCTCTTCACATTTTGTACCAGAAAACTAGCGCCAGCCACCTTGAGGCCTGTCCCGAGTATCCCCCGAGGGAGGGAAAGGCTAGGTTAGGGGGGTCGGGGTCTTGGCGCTGTGTGCGCTCACATCTCGGACAACCCTTAGGCAGTAAAGTCGTCCTCCGTAACTATACTAACCGAGGAATCACCTCACCCAAAAAGTACCCCAGGCCCGCCGATATCGCGCCAATCGTCATAATCTCTAACCCCTGCAAAAGCGGCTTCCGCTGCACCAGCCGCCCCTTCGCCATCCCCAGTACAAATAACGAACCCAGCGCCAGCGCCACCGATATGCCGATGGCCCTCCATCCCTCCTCGAAGAAGTACGGCATAATCGGTATGATGGCGCCGATGATAAACGCCGCCCCCATGGTCAACGCGTCCTTTAAAGGGTTCGACGCCAGATCCGGGTCGATGCCCAACTCCTTCTCCACCAGTGTCCTCAGCCATAGCTCCTTATCCGACGCGATATGCTCCGCCATTTCCCGCGCCTCGTGATAGTTCATGCCCTGCTGGTGGTACAGGAACACCAGCTCTGCCATCTCCTCCGCCGGGTTCTCCTCCAGCTCCTTGGCCTCTTTCTCAATCTCCGCCGTGAACACATCCCGCTCTGCCTTCGTCCCCAAATACGTCCCCGTCGCCATCGACACCATGCCCGCCAGCGCCCCCGCCAGCCCCGCGATGACCACCGTCGTCGTGTCGCTGGCGGCCACCGCCGCCCCCACTGCGGTTACCAGCGCCACCGTGCTCATCAGCCCGTCCTGCGCCCCGAACACCACCTCCCGAATCCGCCCGAAAGCCGCCACCCGCCACCGCTCCCTCTCCACCTCCCGCACCGCCTCCGGAAACTCGGACTGGGCCTCGGCCACGTGAATGTCGTCGTGCTTCTTCTCCTGCGGCGCGACCGCTGTCGCGGTCTCGGTCTTGGGTATATCCAATTCAGCAACATCCGCGTCGGAAATATCAGGGAGCCGAGGCGGCGCCAGCCGTGCCTTATCCTCTTGCTTCCCGTTGAGCTTGCCCTCCATTACGCTAATGGCCTTCAGGAACGACTCTAAGTGGTGCCGCTCCCGGTCCATCGCCATCGTGAACGCTCGTGCCGCGTCCCGACGCCCCTCGTCCAGCGCGTCCCGTATCATTCGAGGGTACCGGCTGTTTATCTCCTTAGCCTCGCCCTGTGTTACCTCTTTCAGGTTCTCCAACGTGGAGCGCACCGCGCCGGCAGTCTTCAAATGATTGACGCCGTGGATGTTCTCCGCCCCCGCCGTCTCTTGAAAAATCTGCGCAATCTCCGGATGCCCCTCCTCCATGGCCTTGGCCGCGTAGGCGTTGTACTTCAGCATCGCCATGGCCTCGCCGATAATGGCGTTCCAGAGGTTCTTGTCCGTTCTCGACATCGTCTCTAATTCAGCCATGCGCCACCTCAAAAACAATCACCATTGGATTCAATAAATACTTTACCACACCACGCTTCATCAGCTTTACTCGAAGACTCTCAGCGAGAAGGTGTTCTAGGTTTGCCACATCAGGTTCCCCTTCTTCTCCTATTGCAAAGTGCTCCGCTACCTTTAAGCATATATCGACGAGTCCGATGTAATCGGACCTGTCCCGAGTACCCCCCGAGGGAAAGGGGCCAGGGGATGGTATCCAGATTTAAAACAAGGTTGCCTTTTCAGCTAAAGGATCATGAGTTCCACACCATCCCCCAGCTTTCGTCTATAATACGCCCCAACGAACACACGCGGCGCAACCCGCCCCAAACCATCAATTGAGGAGCAACAATGGCCACTAAACAAAAAACCGGCAAAATGCGACAGCGCAGCCTCCGAAACCTGAAAGTCAGCTCCATCGGCATGGGCAGCGCCCAGACCTACGACGTCTATAAGGACGAGGACATCGCCGTCCGACGCCAGATCATGGACGCCTGCATCGACGAGGGCGTCACCCTCATCGACACCTCCCCCATGTACGGTCGCGCCGAGGAGGTCATCGGCAAGGTCATCGAAGGCCGCCGCGACAAGTTCCAGCTCGCCACCAAGGTCTGGGCCGCCGGCAAGGAGACTGGCCGCGCCCAAATCGCCCGCTCCTTCGAGTTGATGAAGACCGACCACATTGAGCTTATCCAGATTCATAACCTCGTCGACTGGGAAACCCACCTTCCCTATCTCGAAAAGCTCAAGTCCGAAGGCAAAATCGACCTCATCGGCATCACCTACGGCTACCCCGACATGCTGCCCGAAATGATGCGTATCATGAAAACCAAGCGCGTCGATACCATCCAGGTCTCCTACAACCTCAAGGATCGCGCCGTCGAAAAAGAGGTCATCCCCCTGGCCGCCGATCTGGGCATGGGCGTCCTGGTCATGCGGCCCACCGGCAAAGGCTCCCTCGCCACCGGCCTCAAGCGCCAGCCCGACATCGGCCCCCTGGCCGAGTTCGGCATCCAGACCTGGGGCCAGGCCGCCCTCGCCTGGCTTCTCGCAGACCCACGCATCGGCGTCCCCATTCCCGCCACCACCAAACCCTCCCGCATCGCTGAAAACGCCCTCCCAGGCAAAATCGCCCCCCTCCCCAAAGAGATGCGCGACTACATAGAAAAGGAAACCGCCCGCTGCTCCTAAATTTACACGTCCCTTTCTTCTTGGGCAGCTGATGCCAGTATAGGCTTGAGACGGAAAAAGGAATTGATGAGGACCAAGGAAATTCCTTCTCCCCTTGTGGGAGAAGGCGAAGGATGAGGGGTAAGCCCTAGAGGCACGATACTTTATCAGTGCCGCCTGCCACGCTGCGTTTATCCCCTCCTCTGCTTAGGGTCCTTGCCAGGGAGATTAATCATGAACACCCGCAAACTCGCCAC contains:
- the lipB gene encoding lipoyl(octanoyl) transferase LipB, which encodes MDLCHVAHLGLIEYHHAWDLQKHLVDQVSRAQRPNTLLLLQHPHVYTLGRRGQRQDILLDEARLQTLGVQVVESDRGGQVTYHGPGQLVAYPIVNLRDWGGPLKYVRTLEQVMISTLADYGLQATLIPGLTGVWVKDAKIGAIGVKISRGVAHHGLALNVSPDLSYFQHIIPCGITDKSVASMQALLGKPVSLEDVAYTLQFHFGRLMSLRMLEIDPIKEGLQPQSASRS
- a CDS encoding aldo/keto reductase, whose amino-acid sequence is MATKQKTGKMRQRSLRNLKVSSIGMGSAQTYDVYKDEDIAVRRQIMDACIDEGVTLIDTSPMYGRAEEVIGKVIEGRRDKFQLATKVWAAGKETGRAQIARSFELMKTDHIELIQIHNLVDWETHLPYLEKLKSEGKIDLIGITYGYPDMLPEMMRIMKTKRVDTIQVSYNLKDRAVEKEVIPLAADLGMGVLVMRPTGKGSLATGLKRQPDIGPLAEFGIQTWGQAALAWLLADPRIGVPIPATTKPSRIAENALPGKIAPLPKEMRDYIEKETARCS